From Pongo pygmaeus isolate AG05252 chromosome 2, NHGRI_mPonPyg2-v2.0_pri, whole genome shotgun sequence, a single genomic window includes:
- the CCR5 gene encoding C-C chemokine receptor type 5, whose amino-acid sequence MDYQVSSPTYDIDYYTSEPCQKINVKQIAARLLPPLYSLVFIFGFVGNMLVILILINCKRLKSMTDIYLLNLAISDLFFLLTVPFWAHYAAAQWDFGNTMCQLLTGLYFIGFFSGIFFIILLTIDRYLAIVHAVFALKARTVTFGVVTSVITWVVAVFASLPGIIFTRSQKEGLHYTCSSHFPYSQYQFWKNFQTLKIVILGLVLPLLVMVICYSGILKTLLRCRNEKKRHRAVRLIFTIMIVYFLFWAPYNIVLLLNTFQEFFGLNNCSSSNRLDQAMQVTETLGMTHCCINPIIYAFVGEKFRNYLLVFFQKHIAKRFCKCCSIFQQEAPERASSVYTRSTGEQEISVGL is encoded by the coding sequence ATGGATTATCAAGTGTCAAGTCCAACCTATGACATCGATTATTATACATCGGAGCCCTGCCAAAAAATCAATGTGAAGCAAATCGCAGCCCGCCTCCTGCCTCCGCTCTACTCACTGGTGTTCATCTTTGGTTTTGTGGGCAACATGCTGGTCATCCTCATCTTGATAAACTGCAAAAGGCTGAAGAGCATGACTGACATCTACCTGCTCAACCTGGCCATCTCTGACCTGTTTTTCCTTCTTACTGTCCCCTTCTGGGCTCACTATGCTGCTGCCCAGTGGGACTTTGGAAATACAATGTGTCAACTCTTGACAGGGCTCTATTTTATAGGCTTCTTCTCTGGCATCTTCTTCATCATCCTCCTGACAATCGATAGGTACCTGGCTATCGTCCATGCTGTATTTGCTTTAAAAGCCAGGACGGTCACCTTTGGGGTGGTGACAAGTGTGATCACTTGGGTGGTGGCTGTGTTTGCATCTCTTCCAGGAATCATCTTTACCAGATCTCAAAAAGAAGGTCTTCATTACACCTGCAGCTCTCATTTTCCATACAGTCAGTATCAATTCTGGAAGAATTTCCAGACATTAAAGATAGTCATCTTGGGACTGGTCCTGCCATTGCTTGTCATGGTCATCTGCTACTCAGGAATCCTAAAAACTCTGCTTCGGTGTCGAAACGAGAAGAAGAGGCACAGGGCTGTGAGGCTTATCTTCACCATCAtgattgtttattttctcttctggGCTCCCTACAACATTGTCCTTCTCCTGAACACCTTCCAGGAATTCTTTGGCCTGAATAATTGCAGTAGCTCTAACAGGTTGGACCAAGCCATGCAGGTGACAGAGACTCTTGGGATGACGCACTGCTGCATCAACCCCATCATCTATGCCTTTGTCGGGGAGAAGTTCAGAAACTACCTCTTAGTCTTCTTCCAAAAGCACATTGCCAAACGCTTCTGCAAATGCTGTTCTATTTTCCAGCAAGAGGCTCCCGAGCGAGCAAGCTCAGTTTACACCCGATCCACTGGGGAGCAGGAAATATCTGTGGGCTTGTGA